The Spodoptera frugiperda isolate SF20-4 chromosome 2, AGI-APGP_CSIRO_Sfru_2.0, whole genome shotgun sequence genome includes the window gtaaaactaatatacagtcgaagcgatagaaaaagaaaataacctagaggacaataaaaattaatgcagtccggagctgaccagtcccaatTGACGGTGCCCGTTCTCGAACATGACatgtacaccagcaccgcccaactcaaccatgttgcagggaatcgagcgatccaatgcccgtgccaccgccaatgagacctttgagtgagcatgacaactccaagctgacattaatgcattctactagtctaatttgattttagttaattacagggctctcacatttacaatgattgtataaaGTAGAGAACACATCGATCAGTCTGTAACTGTCCTATTTGCTGCGGAAATCGAATGCCTGTTCTTACACAGAGAAGGAATAAGCATTAATATCTACGCAAGCTCAATGAtgtacaattttaaacttaaaatttgaaattataaagtttatcgagtaggtaggtataatgatttatattatgtagacaACTACCTATTTATTCACTAATGTGTAGTCAAACAAAATGCTGCcaagtaaaaaaatatccgcgtcataaaaaacaatttaaaagtcTTTAATGCATATTTTACGAAAGACCTTGGGGGCTAAACACAGGGTGGTGTTTTGTGGTAACTACCAAGCATTAGTCAGGTAGGTATGACGAGTTGACCGCGTCATTGATATGCAAGGGGCGACAatcatttactttaaattttaattaatttaactcccTTTGTTTACTCTTTCGATAATGTCTCAAGAAACTGGATAAGGGTAAATTCACGTTACAGTTTAGTAAAGAATACAGCGAATGACAGTTGCTTTTAGTTGTAATTCGTAAACATGACGATTCCAGACCATCTTTTTGATGAAGGAATTAATAACACCCTGTTTGATCGTGACATGAGGCATATACAGCAAAACAAAACGGTGTACGAAAAGACTCAGCGTGATTATGTAAGTACCTGTTTTTGATTACGTAGTACCTACGTTCTTGTAATTAGATTGTTTTGCTCTTTTTCATGCATAACTTCACGCTATTTGTTCCTAAAAGGATAGCTCACTGTATAAATGTAGGAATTGTAGAAAACTAAAAACTGTAAAATAGTGTCCAGTGTATGACAACAATCTCACCCTATTGGCTCCCTTTACTTTTTGGAATCGTAACATAATTCATTATATATTAATGTATTAGGAGCAAGAACAACGGGATCTGCTATCATCTCAAGATGGAGACACGTGTGAGATCCACGATCAGTTCTACAGGGACCATAAACTACTGCTCGTGTTGTTTCGAGCGCTTGCAGTCATGCCCATCACTCGCTCTCGACCAGGTTTGAAGTTACTTTTTATGAGTTAGGTAATTATTTCTTGTGGAcaatatgtgttatttttttttgagcggggtatgtcaaccaatgacttcttccaccttgtgtgaggcgagagaaagtgtcagactcttactgcctaaaaaccagcccattcctactcttgcttcaAGCCGGGTGCTTCAGTAACCCGCACGAACATGGTAgaacatcagccctactgggccccattgcTACTGGGTCGCATGGTACGTGATCCGTCGTTCGCACGGGATACGAGATGTAGatgattattttaaagattagtaaaaaaaatcttatgccAAAGTAGGTAGGTTCGTTTCCTAAGTAGGGTTAAAAAATTAAGGAGTTATTGATTTTTTAGGAAATCCTTagtaaagtaaaagaaaaagatGTTTCTTGGAAAGTCTTAGAAATTTAAATAGGAAATTGGAAGACTTCTTCGTATAAtcttattttcttatttgcaactttatttttattttaggcaCGATTACATTTAGCTGGAAATCCAGAGCCACGATGTACGCGGTATGTTTCTACATCGCTGCCACCGCCGTTGTTCTAATCGTGGGATATGAGCGGATAATGATACTCCGATCAATTCGACGCTTCGACGACTATATTTATGCCATTCTTTTCGTCATTTTCCTCGTTCCGCATTTCTGGATACCATTTGTGGGTTGGGGCGTGGCTCATCAAGTCGctatttacaaaactaattgGGGGAAATTTCAGGTACGTGTGTAAGTATGGATATAACTATGTATTACGTGAAACACGTGAGACTAAATAAGAAGTCTGAAATCATGTGTTACCCATATTGCCATAATTTTTTGGGAGAAAGTTAATTATGTTGCTAGCTACTCTTTGGTCTAAGCTATGTATATGTTACGGGTTCTAAGGTCTTGGGGCTTCATACTTGCTAAATGGGGACTAACCGATCAACACCATCGGTACGAAAGAAATAAGCCGCACCATTCTTTTCTTCCATACTTATACCTTATACAAGATACTTATACCTTAAGTACAAAAGAGCTGTAagaaatgtaatgtaataaccACGTCAATAACCACACATCTGTGGCTTAATTCCCCTTCTATTTATAGGTCAGATACTACCGGGTTACCGGCGAAAATCTTCAATTTCCCAACTTGAAGACTACAATCGTCATCATTAGCGTGGGCTGTTTGTTGCTCGCCGTGTGTTTCCTGCTCAGTCTCTGTATATTAATGGATGGATTCCTCCTGATACACACTTCAGCATACTATCATATCATAACTATGATCAATATGAATTGTGCTCTCTGGTACATAAACTGCAAAGGGATTAAGATTGCTTCGCAAAGCCTCTCGGAATGTTTTCGTAGGGTAATGTAtctgttgtttattttgtagtcTAACATCAAATAATAAGCTAGTTAATTAGAACACTGATTATGTTTTGTCTGTTAAACAAGAGCTGTCTTGTACTAGGTGTATTCTTTGTAGCTCTTATTAGAATCGCACCTTTGATTCACCAACCATTTAAAtgtaattgtataatatttatttttttatctcattATCACTAAACCATGTACAGacctgcggacaacctagcgggtttaccggggctccgactccaaggacaggagtaagaacggggtggttattaatcagtgagagtctgaaaatccctctcgcctcgcctaaggccgGGGAAGTCATTGGTGATTTTCCATGTGCAAACAATTGTATTTAGTTGAAAGACAACGTATGATACAGGAAAAAACCTGTAGTAGTgacaaaattttgttaaaaaaaaccattactttacattttattgtaatgtaactAACTAACTTTAATCGTAATATAACTAACTAAGTAAAATGTACTTCAACAAAACCGTAGGAGTTCTGAACAAACACATCTCTATCATTTCACATcaaatactgaaaaatatcAGACAAAAAGCCACTGACATTTTAATTTCCACATCATCCTCGTACGCTAAAAGGTTATCTAGTATTTGGAGAAGCGATTCAAATGGGAGAGTGAGGAATATTTGCGTtttcatgtaatattattttccagTTAACACGTGTAATAACATTTCTACAGATGTTCATCAAACTAGTTACTACGAATAAACAGTGAGAACATTTTTCAGTGCATATACAAGGGGCGTTTGAAAAGTCTGTGCAAAGTCAGAGAGATAGCATCCATGGAGCGTATCGAGGTTATGCCTAGTTAGTAGCGTCTTAACTGGAAGACCACACACCAAGTTTCAGCCAGATCGGTCTATTTCTTTGTGTTTGGCATTCGTTTGAATCGAAATTAGTCGagtgattttcaaaaaatggaCGAAAAGGAATTTCGTATGTTGACTAAACACTATTTATTTGAAAGACAAAACGTCCTCAGGAGGCTAAAGAAAAGCTTATACCTAACATTATGGAGACTCTGCACCTTCGATTAGAAGAGTTTATAAGTGGTTTGCAAAAGTGTTTTGAGAGAAGAGATCAACAAACTAGAGCAGCGTTGGACGAAGTGTATAAGCCTAAAAGGAGActatcttaaaaactaaaaacggtTTACCCCAAAAAAGTAagagttttaatttttgcaCGGACTTTTCAAACGACCATTGGATATATTATAACAGACATTGTATATCTACTTCTTGGAATTTAGAATACATGGTTGCACGTGTAACTGTTAGAGGgtgctcaactagtttcaattCATAACCGGGGTTCATAATCTTGTACATCTTTATGGTAATCTATTCGTGGACGCAACGCAACTGCtcgacgccttttatccccgatagGGGTATGTGGACTGCTCGCATTACCTTGACGGtacgaaaatgtttttttgctCATACTAAATGTTGATCGTACTCCACTATCAAGCAAGCGGACATTAGTGTTATATAgatcaaaattgtaaaaaaggcgtAGCCTATTACCTTAATACTAAGTTTTAGATCTACGTAATTCATAACATGTTGTTTTATGTAACTTACAGACGTTTATCCGAATTATGCTATTACTGAGTTCTCTTTAAATTTTTTTCGTGAAAACCTATAGAAAAGCCCACTAATACAGGTGGCAGCCGGTGTCCAAGACACACTTCTGACTCCATGTGACGGCTTCGCATTTGCGACCAACACAAACTAAGCAGGTAATTATTatacgtaatatattttaagGCTTCGTATAACTTTCGTCAGGACGTGGAACAAGAATGTTCAGCGCAGTTGATATCTCGGTACCGGTATCTATGGCTGAACCTATCCGAGCTGCTGCAGTCACTAGGAAATGCTTATGCAAGAACTTATTCCACCTATTGCCTGTTCATGTGAGTTGTGTTTAGCTATTATGCATcctaagatttatttttgtagggGATAATGCGAAAGAGTGAAGTTATGTACAGTATGCCTAAACTaacccagtaggactgatgcctgattcggaactgcggattacctagcgagtttaccggggctccggctcgaaaagcaggagtaaaaacggggtggtttttagtcagtaaaagtttgacactccctctcgcctcgcccaaggcgagagaagtacattggatgatttttcccctaaTAAAATCGTTGTTTTAGCACAAATCCTATTCCAATTTAAAGAAGAAGTAAGGACCTACTAATAAACGAAGTTTTATCTTTCATTCCTTAAACTAGGTTTGCGAACATAACGATAGCAGTATACGGAGCCCTGTCAGAGATAGTTGACCACGGGTTTGGGTTCAGCTTCAAAGAAATGGGCCTATTCGTCGACGCAGCCTACTGCTCGACTCTTTTCTTCATATTTGTGGACTGCTCGCATAAATCGACCTTGACggtatgaaaatgttttagttttttcattAGATACCTACTAAACTGTTGATGATAAAACTCCATTATCAAGCAAGCGGACATTATTATATAGATCAAAAAGGCGTATATGTATTAAGTTTTAGCATCTACGTAATTCATAATATGTTGTTCTATGTAACCTACACACGTTTATCAGAAGTTCTTTTTCAATACTTTTGCCTTTGTAATTCTACAGATAAGTCATTCTTATAGGTAGCAGCCGGTGTCCAAGACACACTTCTGTCCATTGACGTCTTAGCAGTGGATAGACCCACACAAAAAGAGGTAATTTTGTAACTTATTTATATGAGCTACGCATACAGCTACGGCGTAGGTGATGTGCTACGAAATCGTAGTTTCGTAGTAATAGACTACGCCTTTTctatatttggttttataaaagatttataaatataaatgtatttttggtaTATAAGGAGGGATTTCCAGGTTGATAAGCTCATCGACCTGTCtagttacatattatatttactgaGTAAAGATTAGGACAAGTGCAATTACTCTGCCATCTTATCTCTTAAAAGTCTTTAAAGCTCAAACTCGACCTGATTTAAAGGGAATTAGTTTTAAATGCGTGCGATTTAAAGAAGGAGTTCTTACCTATTGTGCTACTTGATTGGATTAAAGGTAAATCTACACTTGAGGCGGCCATGACGCAACATTATATTCATCGTGGCCCCGCACTAGTTTACCTAGTTATAAAATAGGTTCCTAATTACAAACAAAGTTCTACCTATAGGTAGTCAAAGCTGTTTAGTTTGACTATGAATATTACATTCAAAGGTATCTTGTAGTCTTAATAATAAAGTCCCGAGGTAGTAGGACAAGCTAACCTCAACGTAGTCAGGCAAGGAAGAAGTAGTCAGTTACAATTCAGGAACTTTGAAGTTAGAACTAATACATATTCATAAATGATAACTTATGACTTGCTGAGGCTACACCACACCACACTAGACGAGCCAGGTACTATCACGCGATATAAGCGTGCCTTAcagaatttagttttttttggcGATAAAGCTAGGAGATGGGTCATTCTGATTGTAAATAATATCGCTGTCCAAATTTCAACAAATCGTCAAATACAACAAGGTATAATCATAGAAGTTGACGTGATTCTTGTAGACCTTTTTTATTTAGGGaacgattgacatgaaacaaacactaaataaatTTACTCACACTAAACACAGCGATTACTGCTCTAAAACAGCACGTCTGTTGTGAAACTATGCCACATAATCTAATACTATCCTACTATTAGAAGTTATTGATTATTTCATGTTCTATAGAATCTAGAAATTACTTAGTATTTCCTATATTTTAGTTGTTTATCTAGTGGTCCTTGTGAAACAATCAGTTGTAGAATTATGTTTAAGATAGATTATGTATATAGAATTATCTTTCTGTAGAGGATTACAGTCCGTATTGTTGTCTCTCAGAGATGTCTCTGTCAAAGAGATAGGGCACGGTTATATTGTATATGGTTTAAAATTGTGGAGTCATCAAGTAAAGagttgtaaattaataattcataagatatgtattgaatttgaaaatcaaaattatacGAATATCATTTTCGATCAGTACTCAGATCAATTGTAAAAGCGAGGGAATGTGAAGAGTTCGTCTAAATATTAAGTTTGTTTCGCATTTAACGTTACTTAAATACTACTACTAAGTAGTGGTTTGTAACATttaagtgtggcagagccatgTTTTGGCACAACAttacggagtgataccacggtatCTATTTAAAcggtaaatattatttgtttatttttctttgttgtggtttaagttatagtaagttgtacatatttatttattacttatctaAGAGTACATTTATAtagtaatagttatttaacttcaaccctataaaaaaaaagttcaactTGACTTCACATTATTACGTATCACGTGCTGCATAGCTAGCATTTCCTTATTTACTACCCCAACAGAAGTTCAATGACCCCCAGTATTATTAATCAAACGAATCATGCGTAAAAACTGCGTAAGTAATCCACTCGGTAAAAATATTTGACGCATAAATTGTCGAGGGTTTTTTATCATGATGACGAAGCAAGAATCAATATTAAGTAATGGAGTGATAATAAATCTATGTAAGAGttatattattgtgattttcagttgtagaaaaaaaaagaaaaactaacgAACTTTATGAGGTTCGGGATTAGTTTTTCAAGTTTTACAAAcagttactggggctccggttcaacgcaggagaaggaatggggtggttttagtgagtgagggtctgacactccgtcttgcctcacccaaggcgagagaagtctttggatgactTTCTCCGATCAAAAATAGTCTTACAAAgcttaattttactttataatagtttcgaatattatcaaatataaattaatacgggtatccattggcggcgctgatcgcttaccatcaggtgatccgtaagcTCGTTTGCCTTCTATCGCATAAAAAAACACAGAATCAGTAATCTTGACTTATGTGTATGTGTTCTTAACACAGGAGTTAATCTAAGATAAATAATCAGGGAAAAATACTCTAGTAGAAGAACTACtagagtatttattaaaatgaattcatttaattattttcagataGACCACTTCATCCAGGCTATAGAGATGAACCCAGCTGTGGTGAGCTTGAAAGGATATGCTCATGTCAACAGAGAACTACTTACTTCGGTCAGTTACTTATCCATTCATtgtctattattttatattatacaaatatatcaTTGAACAGTTGCACAACTGTAAAGTTTAGGAAACCTGTCCTAATTGATATTGGTCGGTACGGTGGCTGGTAACCGGCTTTCACGTtacatccacaaattgttgtttcgcgtcTTGGTGTCATGTGAccttaaatgtttgtaaacgcacccacgatacaggagaaaattctaatgtagggcaatgttttgtaaaaaaaaagaaaacgagaAAGATTTTCAAATTACctttaataaacttattaacaTTTTGTAACCAATTATGCACAcactattaacaaaataattcttaaaatgGTGAGCGTACATTTCTGTGTAGGCAGACAATTTTATGACGAATTTGAAGAAAAGAGGCGTGTTACATTACGTCAATAGATGTAGTAAATGAGTAATTTTCAGCATCCTTTGTTATAGCCTCTTTAAACAATTTATGTCTGAGATAAAATCCCTGGGGAAGCAAACATCCTATTCAAAATCGATTGGGTTCGACTAATATCACGTTTCAAAGTATTTTTGGCAAGAAATTGAAAGCTCAGGCAACTTGTGGAGCGTTCAGCCGTCCTATTAGTGTCATGTGGTGCGCTGTGAAATCGACTAACTGACAGAATATCAATGAATACGTTTTAGATACGTGTACCTAATACTTGTGTTGGGTGAAGGGTGCTACTCCTTGGTATTGCGTATTCCACGATTTTGTGGACAGTTTTGCGAATTTAAAATGGTTGTCTGTTGTTATAAGTACCGaataacgtaacgtcacgccttttatccccgaaggcagaggtgctcattacgacacgtaatgtcgttatacaatgtacacccacttttcaccatttgtgttataagtcccatgtaataggtggtgagcctattgccctaTGCGAaacaaaattccagactccgtgctattactgagaaatttacgataaaccgaaaaaagcccagtaattctctGCCCGAGCCGGCAATcgaaccccttgtccggcagtcgcacttgtgaccactcgaccaacgaggcagtcgttgtAGTACCGAATAGTTTGTTTTAATCCAGTTTCTGAAGTTGTACCTACTTAAGATAACTGCCAtgtatgataattataatgattttggTTTTCAGGCAATCAGCATGATAGCTATCTACCTGATAGTACTACTGCAGTTCAAGATCTCACTTCCAAAAGACCCTCAGATCGTTGGGACATAATTATAGGGAAGTTACATGTTTTAGCTTCAATTGTACCGTTAGaacaaagtataaatattaagaTGTATGTACTTACTTGTCCAAAGtagtaacatattattagtatttcGATAGTGTGTCACAATATATGTACATTTTCAATATCATAATGTAATACCATTTAGATACTAAGTAGATCATCAATCATCCATCGAatcttaaaatatacctaaataaatgtaCTATACATGTataaatgtactaaaatattcATGTAAACTATTTGTGAAAAAATGTttcattcatttcatattttatgtttcaGCAGCAGCATTTAACAATGAAATGGATTTTAACATTTAACCAATTTAACTCGTATCTCTATTCAAAATATATACCTgcaatgtatttttctttacgATATACGATTTTTAGATTTCCacctaaagatttttttttacaatacacgaaattttaaatgtacctagtttgatttatatttataacagctatatatttcttttttacagtAAAACTGAGAATGAAATTTAGCCTACAAGGAAGGTTTGACTTATAATTATCGTACTacatttaaacacaaaatacatattGTAGATAACGTCTTagatttaaaacataaacaaatgagTTAAGTAAAAGTGCTCTAGTTTTAGagtaacatacaataaaatatctgcagctaatattgttgtattttattatacctcACTCTTTCTTAAGCGGTCAATAATACATACCttcaagtaaataatatagtaagtagtagtataaaagcaatttataatcctaaaatagttttaaaaaatgGAGTTTTAATGTTCTATTTGTCATGTCGATATGAGGAATTTTCTAGAAATGAAATACGTTATTAATGAAGAATTTGTGTCCAAGTACTTAGGGAATGTCTCATTGGTGTCATTTGGATTAGGTACTATGAGTATATATGTCTGTCTGTTGAACGGATGGGTCTCGGGTGTCGCCCACAATCTACTCAGCAATGTTGTGACAGCTACAATGGGATTCATTAATCAACTTTTCCAATTTCCAACGAATCTATCTCTGTTATCAATAAGTTTAGGGAAAAATCCTCTTCAACGAAATTCTAATGAAGATTGTTTGATTCCTCGTGTATTACTGTTAACATGAAATTGTCTGTGTGTATGTTTAAAACGATATGTTGAGTTAGTAAATCATTTATAAGagtaaaatgtgtttatttatttcacgattttaattctattcgaataatgaaaataacaaaaatcatgataaacaaagaataaaacgaaataaattttaatttacagtaaattttattttatactaacacaatatttttaattattaaagctATACTGCGTTCGTCGAGTCAGCTAGCTACGTAATAAATTACACACACCGATATTCAATATACAGAAGTGCATAAAAATCTAGgcctttaataaataacactcgactttattgtatgtataaaaatatcaatttactaATTGGATTAAGCTACGGTCGGCTTGCTTGCAGCTATGGCGCGCGGGCTAATTCAAAATACTATAATGACATCGAAACTATGTAAAATGTAACTTGTTGGTGTAGAAACAATAACCAAAAAATATCTAGACTTatcatcatcacttaccatcaggcgagatagcggccaaacgtcggcccattcaatataaaaaaaaattcttactGCTTACTTTAGTATAGACTACTAaatgtttgttccggctaatctctaaaatggctggactgattttggcAGGACTGTTATTAGGTAGCTGATATCTTAGGCGActgttattttagaaaaaatcaaaatcccaaattctgtcagaagtaattattctatgcggacgaagtcgcagGCAACAGCTAGTCACGCCTCTGTCTCTTAGAAGTACTAACCtagaaataaacaacaaaccGTCTCTTACTATAATGCTTAATATGCTTACATATTTCTTCAGCTTCTAGTTCTATCACATTCATGCATCCAGTCAAGCAGGCACGCCGGTTATAAGTATGCTACACCCGGTATTATCCTCTCcaatataaagtcaaagtcaaaattatttatttcaaatataccgggaaggcacttttggatgtcaaagaaaatattaatatcacgtagttatgtatataaatataattttcagcATAAAGATTACTATTCTTATTCTGATCCCTAGCTTCCAAACGTAAAACAATACATACTTATTGGTGAAATGTAATGCGAAATGAATTGaaagatgtatgtatgtaggtaatacaATACGTAAGGAGCGTGTACTTGTCCCGCATCGAACGACGCTCCGTCACGCCTATACGTACAATTTCCACGCACTACACAGTATAGTCGACCATAAAaacgttttacttttaatattaactCGTAGTAATTTAAACATTCAATAAGGGTGAAAATAGCACCAATCGTTTTTCAATCATCGTGTTCATTAGTCGAGAGATGTGCACTTGCACATAAGCAGTGGACATCTCTCGACTAATCAAGACGCCTGCCTTTGATTATCAAGTGGTAATCAAAGGCTTTCTCGCGATATTTATCAGAATCTGCTAGTTGAATTTGATCGCGGCTAACCGCGATCATTGAAAAATTTagaggatatttttttaaattcattattacattttagaGACTGACTTCCTATACAATTAAAGCATCACTGTGATTTTCGATATTTTACCGCCTATAGTGgggaaagttataaaaaaaatatggcaaGCATATTTTTGTAGTCGACTATACATCGTCCTATGATTGTATTACCTGCTTTGTATTTACTCGTAGGTATGTTATTTGAACCGCACTCTGTGTAACATGTTCCTACGCGAATATCAAAACGTGACGTTTAATATAAACCATTATTTTCGTAACGTGTGACGGGAAACTAACACCCAGTGATAAAATTGGAAAGAAGTTTTCTGTTGGATCtatatacaacgtcacgccgtttaccccgaaggggtaggcagatgtgcacattactacacgtaataccgctatacaatgtacacctacttttcaccatttgtgttataagtatcacgtaataggggatgagcctattgtcatatactgggcacagttccagactccgtactactgctgaaaaatattcgtaaaaccgaaaaatgcccagtaattctttgcccgatctaggtatcgaacccgagaccttttgtccggcaatcgcacttgcgaccactcgaccaacgaggcagtcgttatgaatgaaatgtattcaatttacgtttaaatacttattatttagtttaagttaCATAACTTTGGTCTTAATTCTATAAGCCTGAAACCGGCCTAAAATAActcatataaaaacaatattagatAAGTTTGTCCAACGAAAATTACAAACCAACAGAATACGGATATAATCCATTGTTTCAATGTACGCATTGAATGTGTATTTGATTGAATATATAGGATTGGCATAAATTGGAtgagaattttattgaaaagccCTGTGGCATTTGCCTATCGATGTTTACTGGCTACAATATACAAAGGTGGTATCTAAATTACACAAACGGAAAacctaaaattaaatcatattgTTCTCACGGTTAATTGAAAACGTTATGATATTTGGATATTTGTACGAGTAAGATTATTATTGGTTTGAGAAATCAGTGTCAGTTTGTGGGAAGTCGTGATTTTCGTAGAGTTCCAagtttttgatttgtttttgaagTCTTTGCAAGTTTTTGCTATGAGTTTGTAT containing:
- the LOC118268930 gene encoding gustatory and odorant receptor 22-like — protein: MTIPDHLFDEGINNTLFDRDMRHIQQNKTVYEKTQRDYEQEQRDLLSSQDGDTCEIHDQFYRDHKLLLVLFRALAVMPITRSRPGTITFSWKSRATMYAVCFYIAATAVVLIVGYERIMILRSIRRFDDYIYAILFVIFLVPHFWIPFVGWGVAHQVAIYKTNWGKFQVRYYRVTGENLQFPNLKTTIVIISVGCLLLAVCFLLSLCILMDGFLLIHTSAYYHIITMINMNCALWYINCKGIKIASQSLSECFRRDVEQECSAQLISRYRYLWLNLSELLQSLGNAYARTYSTYCLFMFANITIAVYGALSEIVDHGFGFSFKEMGLFVDAAYCSTLFFIFVDCSHKSTLTVAAGVQDTLLSIDVLAVDRPTQKEIDHFIQAIEMNPAVVSLKGYAHVNRELLTSAISMIAIYLIVLLQFKISLPKDPQIVGT